From Paenibacillus polymyxa, the proteins below share one genomic window:
- a CDS encoding TIGR04086 family membrane protein translates to MELIRRWCSFRLAHPILSGLFYAFAWMLFGALILSILLWMTQMQEQDLSLYTYIVHAFAMLSGGFVAGKRSTNKGWYQGGITGILYGLIVLLVGFLALDAGMNGKDLMHLGIAFVIGAGGGMFGINFSK, encoded by the coding sequence ATGGAGCTCATTCGCCGCTGGTGTTCGTTTCGTCTGGCCCATCCCATTTTATCCGGCTTATTTTATGCCTTTGCATGGATGCTGTTTGGCGCATTGATTCTTTCAATACTCTTGTGGATGACACAGATGCAAGAACAGGATTTATCATTGTATACGTACATCGTCCACGCATTCGCCATGCTATCTGGCGGCTTCGTCGCTGGTAAAAGATCCACGAACAAAGGCTGGTATCAAGGCGGTATTACAGGCATTCTGTATGGACTAATCGTTCTTCTAGTCGGTTTTTTGGCATTGGATGCAGGCATGAACGGTAAAGACCTAATGCACTTAGGAATCGCGTTTGTCATAGGAGCAGGTGGCGGGATGTTTGGCATTAACTTCAGCAAGTAA
- a CDS encoding DUF421 domain-containing protein: protein MSHDIFAHIFRTLLMYFIVYLVMRLMGKREIGKLSVFDLVISIMIAEIAVFSLEDIKRPLYEGLIPLGVLLILQIGISYFSLKSRRLRLLFDGRPSVLFSNGQLNKDEMAKQRYNLDDLLLQLREQNIESLDEVEYVILETTGKLTVISKDIYDGAKREKIKQEQSENDLISKEHQENRVHPSPQIGGKFRYEGLPIPLIMDGKVLDRNLERMDMNRFWLKNQIQAKGHKDFKDVFLCSVNHRGDVYITPPVYGESSD from the coding sequence TTGAGTCACGATATTTTTGCTCATATTTTTCGGACGCTGCTCATGTATTTTATTGTATATCTGGTGATGCGCTTGATGGGTAAAAGGGAGATCGGAAAACTGTCTGTTTTCGATCTCGTCATATCCATTATGATTGCGGAAATTGCTGTGTTCAGCCTGGAGGATATAAAACGTCCACTTTATGAAGGGTTGATTCCTTTAGGAGTGCTGTTAATTTTGCAAATCGGGATTTCCTATTTCAGTCTGAAAAGTCGGCGTCTGCGCTTACTATTTGATGGTAGGCCCAGTGTATTGTTCTCCAATGGACAACTAAACAAGGACGAAATGGCGAAGCAGCGTTATAACTTAGATGACTTGCTGTTACAACTTCGTGAACAAAATATAGAAAGTTTGGACGAGGTTGAATATGTCATTCTGGAAACAACAGGTAAACTCACGGTGATTAGCAAGGATATTTACGATGGCGCTAAACGCGAAAAAATAAAGCAGGAACAAAGCGAGAATGATTTGATAAGCAAAGAGCACCAGGAAAATAGAGTCCACCCTTCTCCACAAATCGGTGGAAAGTTTAGATATGAGGGACTGCCGATTCCATTAATTATGGATGGCAAGGTGCTGGATCGAAATTTGGAACGGATGGATATGAACCGTTTTTGGCTTAAAAATCAGATTCAAGCGAAGGGACACAAAGATTTTAAGGATGTTTTCTTATGCTCGGTCAACCATAGAGGGGATGTATATATTACACCACCGGTCTATGGAGAATCTTCAGATTAG